GCTCTTCTATCTTTTGTCGCTCAACTGGCGAAAGAGGGCGGTGAGCGCTCAGGGTGATGCGCTCAGACGGCAGCGCAAGGATACGATACGATGACGAAGAAGACCAAACTACTGTTGGGCGGGGGCCTTATCGTAGCGGCCCTCGCGTACTTGATCAACAGCGGGATTCAGGAGGCTTCTGTCTATTACATCACGCCATCGGAACTCAAGGCGAAAGGTGGGGCGGCCTCGGATCGATCGCTTCGCCTCGGCGGGATGGTGGTGCCCGGGTCGCTCCACTGGGAGCCGCAGACACTGAAACTCACGTTCCGCCTGACCGACGGGAAGGAAGAGATACCGGTCGAGCACACGGGGTCTCCGCCTGACCTCTTTAAAGAGGGTGCGGGCGCGGTGGTTGAGGGGAAGTGCATGGACGGTGGTCTCTTTCAATCAAGCATGATCATGGCCAAGCATTCTGAGGAGTATGCCCCCCCGGAGAAGGGGGGGGCTCCGGCCGAGCACGTCCATCGAACGTTGGTAAAACCGCAGGGTACTCAATAATGATCGCGACACTTGGCCAGTTCAGCCTTTGGTTGGCCCTTGCCATCGCGGTCTACGGTGCGTTCGTGTCCTTCCTGGGGGCGCGGAGGTGTCAGCCGGCTCTGATCGAAAGCGGACAGGGAGCGGTCATTTCGATTTTCGGCCTCAGCACCTTCGCAGTCCTACTGATGGAGGCGGGGCTGGTCGGTCATGACTTCAGCCTCGAGTACGTCGCCCGAAATGGTAGCCTTGACACTCCGCTGTTTTACACGATCATCGCGCTGTGGGGAGCGCTCGAGGGCTCAATCCTGCTCTGGGTCTGGCTGCTGGCCCTGATGAGCTTACTTGTAGTGATGATCGAGAGGAAGCGGCAGCACGAACTGATTCCGTACGTGACGGTTGTTCTGCTGTGTATCGCAGCGTTTTTTCTCCTCCTGGTCGCCTTTCCGGCCAGTCCTTTTACGACGATATTCCCCGCGCCGCCTGACGGGCGTGGGCCGAATCCGCTTCTGCAAAACCATCCCCTGATGGCGGTTCACCCGCCCGGCCTGTACGCCGGTTATGTCGGCTGGTCTATTCCGTATGCCTTCGGCATGGCTGCCCTGATCACCGGTCGGCTCGGTGAGGCATGGATCAGAACCGTACGCCGCTGGTCGATCGCCTCTTGGGCCTTTCTGACAATCGGTATCATCGTCGGGGGGCGGTGGTCCTACGAGGTGTTGGGATGGGGCGGCTACTGGGCCTGGGACCCGGTGGAGAACGCCTCGCTGCTGCCCTGGCTTACCGGCACAGCGTTCCTGCACTCGGTCATCATCCAGGAGCGACGAAAGATGCTGAAGGTTTGGAACGTAGCGCTCATTATCCTCACGTTTGCGCTGACCATCTTCGGTACCTTCCTTACACGAAGCGGAATTCTGTCATCTGTGCACGCCTTCTCCAACTCGGCCGTCGGGCCGTTGTTCCTGGTCTTCATTGGTGTGATCCTGTTTATTTCCTTCAGCCTCATGGTGTATCGGGGCGATAGGTTGCAGGCTGAAGGTGATCTCGACTCATTGGTATCCCGCGAGAGCGCTTTCCTGGTGAACAATCTGCTGCTCCTCGGGTTTGCTTTCGCGGTCCTGCTTGGCACGCTGTTTCCCCTCCTGTCCGAGGCGGTTCGCGGGGTAAAGGTCAGCGTGGGTGAGCCGTTCTTCAATACGGTGAATGTTCCCATCGGCCTGGGTCTGATCTTCCTGATGGCCATCGGGCCGCTGATCGCCTGGCGACACGCCTCGATCGAGAGCCTGCGTCGGACCTTTGCCGGTCCGTTGTGCCTTGCTGCCGTAGGCACAGGCATCTGCTGGTTTCTCGGGGTGCGGGGGGTGTATCCGCTCCTGGCCTTTGCCCTCAGCCTATTGACAGCCATTACTGTGTTTCAGGAGTTTGCCGGCGGCGCCAGGACGCGACGCCGAAATACGGGAGAGGGGTATCTGACTGCGCTGTCGAAACTTACGAGCAGAAGTCGTCGGCGTTATGGCGGCCTCATCGTCCACCTGGGGGTAGCGCTCCTCGTGATCGGCATTACCGCCTCGTCGGTCTTCAAGCTGGAGCAGGAGGTGACGCTGAAGCAAGGGGAGTCGCTCCAGCTTGGTCGATACCAAGTGCGATTTGACGAACTCAGCGCCTGGCAAGAGCCGCATCGCTTTGTGGTGCAGGGGAACTTTACAATCTTCAACTCGAACCACAAGGTGGCCGACATGCGTCCTGCCAAGCGGTTTTATCCGGCTGAGCAGCAGCCGATCGGTACGGTCGATGTCCGCTCGACGCTACGGGAGGATCTGTATCTGGTTCTTTCGTCGTTCGCAAAGGATGGTACGTCCGCCACTGTGAAGGCGCTGGTTCGCCCGCTGATGATGTGGATCTGGATTGGCGGCTGGGTGATGGTCCTGGGCTCGCTGATCGCGATCTGGCCGGATCGGCGACGGGCTGCTGCTGCTGCCGACATGGTAGAGGAGCGCATGGCATGGCAACCTGGAAGAA
This genomic interval from Candidatus Methylomirabilis tolerans contains the following:
- a CDS encoding cytochrome c maturation protein CcmE yields the protein MTKKTKLLLGGGLIVAALAYLINSGIQEASVYYITPSELKAKGGAASDRSLRLGGMVVPGSLHWEPQTLKLTFRLTDGKEEIPVEHTGSPPDLFKEGAGAVVEGKCMDGGLFQSSMIMAKHSEEYAPPEKGGAPAEHVHRTLVKPQGTQ
- a CDS encoding heme lyase CcmF/NrfE family subunit, which gives rise to MIATLGQFSLWLALAIAVYGAFVSFLGARRCQPALIESGQGAVISIFGLSTFAVLLMEAGLVGHDFSLEYVARNGSLDTPLFYTIIALWGALEGSILLWVWLLALMSLLVVMIERKRQHELIPYVTVVLLCIAAFFLLLVAFPASPFTTIFPAPPDGRGPNPLLQNHPLMAVHPPGLYAGYVGWSIPYAFGMAALITGRLGEAWIRTVRRWSIASWAFLTIGIIVGGRWSYEVLGWGGYWAWDPVENASLLPWLTGTAFLHSVIIQERRKMLKVWNVALIILTFALTIFGTFLTRSGILSSVHAFSNSAVGPLFLVFIGVILFISFSLMVYRGDRLQAEGDLDSLVSRESAFLVNNLLLLGFAFAVLLGTLFPLLSEAVRGVKVSVGEPFFNTVNVPIGLGLIFLMAIGPLIAWRHASIESLRRTFAGPLCLAAVGTGICWFLGVRGVYPLLAFALSLLTAITVFQEFAGGARTRRRNTGEGYLTALSKLTSRSRRRYGGLIVHLGVALLVIGITASSVFKLEQEVTLKQGESLQLGRYQVRFDELSAWQEPHRFVVQGNFTIFNSNHKVADMRPAKRFYPAEQQPIGTVDVRSTLREDLYLVLSSFAKDGTSATVKALVRPLMMWIWIGGWVMVLGSLIAIWPDRRRAAAAADMVEERMAWQPGRS